From the genome of Miscanthus floridulus cultivar M001 chromosome 10, ASM1932011v1, whole genome shotgun sequence, one region includes:
- the LOC136488831 gene encoding uncharacterized protein, whose product MLEDYRRNNQSTFMVEQMVLIDIRKLLQSMQKDIKMYPLPDIDDTYDASCDIPREIFEEASIEANEDDVALSDTLNEEQRAAFDEIMSLVDIEHESLFFVDGPSGTGKTYLYRALLATIRSQKMIAVATTTSGVVASIMSGGRTAHSCFKIPLTIDNGIFCTFTKQSGTAKLLRASCLIIWDEASMTKR is encoded by the coding sequence ATGTTGGAGGACTACAGGCGTAATAATCAATCCACCTTCAtggtggagcagatggtcctcatAGATATTCGAAAATTGCTACAATCAATGCAGAAGGATATAAAGATGTACCCACTTCCTGATATCGATGACACATATGATGCCTCGTGTGATATTCCTAGAGAGATTTTTGAGGAGGCTAGCATTGAGGCTAACGAGGATGATGTGGCTCTGTCAGACACCCTTAATGAGGAGCAGCGGGCTGCATTCGATGAGATTATGTCCTTGGTTGATATCGAACACGAGAGTCTCTTCTTTGTAGATGGTCCTAGTGGGACTGGAAAGACTTATCTGTACAGAGCACTTCTCGCTACTATACGTAGTCAGAAAATGATTGCTGTGGCAACAACTACATCTGGTGTCGTAGCCTCAATAATGTctggtggtagaaccgcccactcGTGCTTCAAGATTCCCCTCACCATTGATAATGGGATATTTTGCACCTTCACGAAACAGAGTGGTACTGCCAAGCTGCTTCGAGCATCATGTCTCATTATTTGGGACGAGGCTAGCATGACAAAGAGGTAG